The Brassica napus cultivar Da-Ae chromosome C7, Da-Ae, whole genome shotgun sequence genomic interval GCAGATTGTTGATGGAAGAGAGAGTGGTGTCACTTTCGACGAGTTTCCTTATTTTCTAAGGTAACATCAACATTGCTTGTGTATCAAGAAAGATGCATTTGTTTATATTACCATACTCATGATGCTTAACTTTGATCATGTTGCAGCGAGAAAACTAGGCTTTTATTGACAAATGCAGCTTATGTTCACCTAAAGCAGTTTGATATCTCTAAGCACACGCGTAATCTTGCACCTGCGAGTAAGGCTATTCTACTGTCTGGACCTGCAGGTTAACATCTCTCACCCTTTTGTGTTCATCAAACCTCAATCTCCTCAATGGTTTTTGTGTAATTTTCTTGGCAGAGTTTTATCAGCAAATGCTAGCAAAAGCATTGGCTCATTACTTTGAATCGAAACTATTACTACTAGATGTGACAGACTTCTCTATTAAGGTGATAACTAATCCCATATAGTTTTAGTAGTTTCCATGTAAAGAGTAGCTTTTGTAAGCTTTTATCTTTTGATACAGATACAAAGCAAGTACGGATGCGTCAAGAAGGAACCTGTATGTTACTCTGTGATCTTATGTTAGTGTAGCTTACATTTGTGACTGTGTGTTTATTTCTTATCTACTGTTTGCTAGTCTCACAAGAGGTCTATTTCTGAGCTGACGTTGGACAAAATGTCGAATCTAGTGGGATCTTTATCTATGCTCACCCAAAGGGAACAACCAAGAGGTACATACATTCTCAATGGTCttagaattaattttttttgttcctaaTGAACCTCAAGTGTAAGCATTATTTTAAATGGCAGGGACCTTGCGTAGGCTCACTAGTGGCAACGATCTTACCTCAAGGTACATTGGTTCTGgaacaatattgctttatctGTCTTATGTAAGCTTACTAGTTCCTTTTAACGTACCAGGGGCTTTGAAGGTTCAAGTCATCCTCCACAACTCAAGCGAAATGCTTCTGCTGCTTCTGATATCAGTAGCATATCATCCCGTTCTGGAACTTCTGTTTCAGGTATGGAAACGTCTTATTTGTATTAACCTTCAGATTCTTAGACATCTTGTTCATTTTGTGACTGTTTATACCTTTTATAGCTTCAAGCAAACGCAGTACAAACTTGTGTTTTGATGAGAGACTATTCCTTCAGTCACTTTACAAGGTAATACCTCTAAATCATCATGGAATGATTCAGTTCAACTCTTAAACTGAACTACTGTTATCTTTACAGGTCTTGGTTTCAGTTTCGGAAGCCAGTCCTATTATAATATACCTAAGGGACGTtgagaagcttcttcagtcagaAAGGTTCTACAAACTGTTCCAGAAGCTCTTGTCTAAGCTCTCTGGACCTGTTTTACTTCTAGGCTCAAGACTATTAGAGCCTGAAGATGACTGCCAACAAGTAGGAGAAGGCATTTCCGCTTTGTTTCCTTACAACATCGAGATCAGACCACCAGAGGATGAGTCTCAACTCATGAGCTGGAAAACTCGATTTGAAGACGATATGAAGCTGATACAGTTTCAGGACAACAAGAACCACATAGCTGAGGTTCTTGCGGCTAATGATTTAGAATGTGATGACTTAGGTTCGGTATGCCATGCAGATACCATGTTCCTGAGTAGTCACATTGAGGAGATTGTGGTTACTGCAATCTCTTACCATCTGATGAACAACAAAGAACCTGAGTACAAAAACGGAAGGCTTGTAATATCTTCCAACAGGTACTAAAGACACCTTATTATCTCTTCAACAAAGCAACTTAACTGATTAAATGATTCTGCAACAGCTTGTCCCATGGACTAAGTATATTCCAGGAAGGTCATAGATGTCATGAGAACTCCTTGAAGATGGACAGAAACACTGACTCCAAGGTATTCACAGTCCTGAGTCTGGCTGAGCTTTTGAAATTTTAAGATGATTGACATGTTCCATTTCGgagttttttcggttttttcgACTTAAAACAGAACTATTTCTAATTGGGTTCCATttcgaattttatttaaaaaaagaaactcaaTCCTAGCCCGACATTATCCGAACCGATCGATCCAAAAAATGTCCGGTTCATAAACGGGTTCTAAACACCCTAATTCGAATAACTCGAAATTCGaataacccgaaccgaaccgaaccgaaaatccTAAATGCCCAACCCTAGTTCTGACCATGTGCTTGAAATATTAAGTGAGTGGCGTGTTTATGGCTCTGGTGCAGGGAGAAGAAAGTGAAGGGATAATAAACAGTGAGCTCAAATCTGAGTCTACTCCTTCAGCACAGAATGAATGTCCTCTGCCTCCAAAAGCACCTGTTAATGTAAGCTAAAACATACTATTCAACGTTCATATCTCAATGTATCTGCCTCACCTTACAGGTTTGGTTTTGTAGGAGGTGCCACCTGACAATGAATTCGAGAAGCGCATAAGACCAGAGGTTATCCCAGCAGATGAGATTGGTGTGACGTTTGCTGACATAGGTTCATTGGATGAAACCAAAGAATCACTTCAAGAACTTGTCATGCTTCCTCTTCGTAGGCCTGACCTGTTCAAAGGTGGTCTTCTCAAGCCCTGCAGAGGAATCCTTCTCTTTGGACCACCTGGTACTGGCAAAACCATGATGGCGAAAGCCATAGCAAACGAAGCTGGAGCTAGTTTCATAAACGTGTCAATGTCCACAATCACTTCAAAATGGTTTGGAGAAGATGAGAAGAATGTGAGAGCTTTGTTCACACTTGCAGCTAAAGTGTCTCCGACTATTATCTTTGTGGATGAAGTGGATAGCATGCTGGGGCAGAGGACTAGAGCTGGAGAGCATGAAGCTATGAGGAAGATTAAAAACGAGTTCATGACGCATTGGGATGGGCTTATGTCGAGTTCAGGTGATAGGATTCTTGTTCTTGCAGCAACAAACAGGCCGTTTGATCTAGATGAAGCCATCATTAGGAGGTTTGAAAGAAGGTAAGGTGATCTAACTTGAAACCTTGAGCTTGAGTTGTACTAACTCCATGTTTTGTTGGGAGGTAGAATCATGGTTGGTCTTCCATCGGTGGAGAGCAGGGAGAAGATCTTGAGAACTTTACTGTCAAAAGAGAAGACAGAGAATCTTGATTTCCATGAGCTTGCGCAGATGACAGATGGCTACAGTGGAAGTGATCTCAAGGTTTGAGACAACTCTCATCTCTTTTTACCAACACCATAATCTTCTCTTCATGGACTGATTCTAGTGAACATTATGCAAACAGAACTTTTGCACAACAGCTGCATATAGACCAGTGAGGGAGCTGATAAAGCATGAGTGCTTGAAAGAccaggagaggaagaagagagaggaaGCAGAGAAGAGTAGTAGTGAAGAGGGAACAgaagcaaaagaagaagaagtatctGAGGAGAGAGTCATAACGCTGAGAGCTTTGAGCATGGAAGACATGAGAGTAGCTAAAAGCCAGGTAAGTTAAAGACACTTTGTTAGGTTTAATGATCTTTGTGCAAAAACAAAAGCTAATTGATTAGCATTTTGCAGGTAGCAGCTAGTTTTGCAGCAGAAGGAGCAGGAATGAATGAACTGAAGCAGTGGAATGAATTGTATGGAGAAGGAGGCTCCAGGAAGAAGGAACAGCTCTCTTACTTCCTTTAGTAACATCTTTATGAGTCTAATACTTCATTAGTATTACTATTATCATACTATTAAACATTAAAATCCGgagattttgtaaataaaacatGTACAGTTAATTatcttttgtatattattaatttataaagtttaaacTGTTTATGTCTTTTGCTGAATGCTCTTGCCAAGGAGAAGcatcatttttatatttcacagaTTTTAGAAATAAGATTAGACCAAACATTTCTGCAACATTATTTCATTTCTTTTACGTATATAATTCGTGTACCCTTCTTAGGATCTGCACATAGACATAGCCGAGGAGTATAAAATGTTAAAGAACTTACATGAACAACATCACTAGAAAATAGAGTAAACCAAATGGTCAGGTTTGATTGTGTACTGTTGGGAGATTCTATGTTGACGGAGTGAATAGATGCAGAAGCGAAGACCAATAACCAACCAACTGCAAGTTATAAAATGCAACACAGAGTCTTAGTACAAAGTCTTTCTCGATCACAGGCTCACAGCAATACTGAGTGAAGTGTAGAATATAAACAAACCTGAGCCAAGATACCCTTCCCCGTTTGGGCTTCGATTATAAGGCCAATGGTGAGCCCTATGATTGCCCAGGCTCCGTTAATAGCCTCTATTTCACGCCTTCTCTGTTGCCTCTCTCTGCCTTTGATCTCTTCCATTTGCTTGGCGGCTAATCTCTTGGCCTCAAGAGGGTCTACCATGATTACCTCTTTTTTGGCCTTTACTTTTCCAGGAGGAGGAGATGCCTACACAAACACTCAGGCATGGGCAGAAACTTATAAACTACACTATTGAAAGACTCAACAACCATTCACAATATCTCAGACTTTACTATCTTAACAAAGGGTTACATGTAACAGAGATTTGGATCCTAGTTTTACCAGGAAATGGAATGTTCTTATAATATCACAGCAAAAATGGGAGTAAGGTCATACATTTGGATTAGCTAGGACTCGAACTGCTCCACCTCTGGATCTTGTTGCATCTTGGTGTCTTCTTAGTCCCTTTCTGAGAAACCACACAAAGATATAGTGGAAGATATTTAACTATCAAAAGCAATGACatgagaaaataatattaaaaaccaAGCTTGGATACTTTCTTTCTCATGGTCTTATTATCATCTTACATAAACAAATGTCATTAATTCATTCAAGAGACGAGGCAACAAAAGAGAAGAAATAAAACTGGAAATGGAATACATGGGAACAAACGCAAGACATGCAAATGCGGAATAAGAGGAATGCTTATCTCATTAACGTCCAATTCGGTATGCCAAACTTTAAGTTAAACAATACACCAAAGAATGTGAATGAGATGGTTACCAATAACTAAACGCAAGAGCAAAAACATTCACATCACAAGTGTGATACATGTAAAAGTGAAACACTTCCAATTAAACCgtttccataaaaaaaaacaaaaacaaaaatgttaacCAAACATCAGAAGGAGGCATTACTCACAGACAAGACAACATCTTGACTAAACATTAGAGACGGTAAAAACCATGGATCCAACATTCAGTTACAGAGTCGGACACTTCAATGGCGCGTAGCTACAGAAAATCACAACCCAGAATACGAATTTGAAAAATAACGAGACAGAACACTACTACATACGATGTTCATTCCGAAAGTTCAAATCTTTCGCCAACATATGAGAAACGGAGAAATGTAATTCGACAAGGGGAGAGAAACATATTTCAGAGAGAAACTTACAgtagagaagaggaagagggagtCAAAGGAATAGTAAAGCTTCCACGGAGATTGGAAGAAGAAACTTGAGGATCAGCAGCTCcaagggagaagaagaagatagacgGCGTTTGAGAGAAAGACGACGTCACCACCATTTCTAAGCCTTTCATATTTCCCACGCgcctttctctgttttttttttttttatattcgttTTGAGGTTTAAGTTACCAAACGCCAGTTAACACGCCGCCGTTTTAGACCCACCAATAACAAGAATAAAAAACATCTTAAATCTTATCCACTATCCAATAAAAGTTCTAGAGGGTGACTTGATTATACAAGACACTGGATTAGCACTCAGACTATGTTTAACATtaatctattattatttattctaaagGAATTGTTAGTGCTATATACAAAGACCAATGACAAATAATTCCAATTTGCATCATATGGTTGTGATTCAAATCCTAAAGTTCTTGGTGTAAAAGTATTAAATCATTAACTTAAGGGGCTttcacaaactttttttttctaagcaagttagaggttgattgtttgtagTTTTTAGACTAGTTTTtggttgtgtttcaaaaaaaaagaactagtttttggtttttgttttctcgaaaaacattttttctccagtcaagttttaatttttagtttttgtttttgtaaaaaccatTTCATTTGCCAATCAAGCTTTTTAACAAATGgattccctaaaatttagggaaattagtttttgaaaaatttaaccaatttatgaagagaaaccaaaaaccaacttttgttagcttttatgaaaaaaaaacgaatttttttttgaagaaactactacattttaattaattaataaataatattttcataaagataaaattatcaTACAATTTTTGTACTTTAGAtatcatttaaataataatctgaaatactttatttgtgttttatatctctaaaataaatttatatattttataaataatattaattaattttaaaattagttattaatttctataaataaaataattgaatatttttaataattagtagtcacattaaaaataactaaaaattagaaaacataatatgttttattcataaaatatattgtattaatcttgaaaaataaaaatggccATTCAtctttaagaaaatacaaataatttaaaattttataattattttcaaaatttgagtatttttatttttgtataatttataatatttatataagaaaactaTTGCTATTCAAgtttttacaaattataaataatttatataagaaaaatttataagtagtttcaaacttttaaataattttattttgtgtaattttatatatattttatttatattttctataatatattttttaatataatcacTAAAAtagttattgtattttattttaaataataatcacaatattttgataaattttaattgtaaatataaatatttattgctattttgttgtattattttaaagtaacgtattaagttttgaaaaataaaaaaaatacagcaaaaccaaaaaccaaaatcaaaatctagaaaccagaaaccaaaaaccaaaaaccaaaagctgaaaaccaaaaaccaaaatctaaaaaaccaaaactaaaatttaaaaacaaaaaactaaaactagaaaCTATTGAAACAATCGTCAGCTTAATAAGTTACAATGTTGGTTAAAAGAATCAGATATGTGCAAGGAACTGATTTTTAAGACAAGAAAGAATTTTACAAACCTGAAATAAAAGTAATTCTATTTGCGAGTTGTATAAAGTTTTTTAATCGACTGCCAAGACCATGTATACAAATTTAATTATGAAAAGATCTACATTTTGACATGAATCATGAAGTAGGGAGAGAGAGCCAGAGGAGGAGCCGTTGTGGCCTATTGAGGTATCGAGCTTGCCACGCCGGCTCAGCACTCTCTTGCTCGAACCCACATTTCATGTATAGCCTCTTCGCTGCTTCATTGACCACCGTCACATGCACGTACATATCCGTTATTCCTGGAACCATACCACAACTCCTTTTCTAAGTCCAGTTTTAGAGTGTTTATTATTATAATCAAAAGTTCTTACCCCATTCTCTAGCAACTACTTTGGACTTTTCAATGAGTTTGTAACCAACTCCATTACGATGCAGCTCTTTCGCAACACAGACGTTGCTCAAGTATGCCCTCGCAAAATCCACACTAAACCCCTATATAACAAAAAGGACTATAAGCTTGTCTACTATCAGattgaagatttttttgtttttgtttttgttatataCAAAGTTTGATAACAACAAATACCTCTGGTTTTGTTCCAGCGATTTCATCAGGAAGCCAACGGCATTGGTTAAGATCAAGGCTCCCCACCACAACTCTATCTTCTATCCCATCAGAGAACTGAGAAACAGATGAAGCATAGCACAAATCCATATCATACCCCAAAGCAACAATGAAATATTGGTCTATaacccaaaattttaaaaatgtacatAAACACAAAATCTCCAAAttgtttaaaacaaaattttattaaattttttactaAATTGTGTATACTTATGAAAGGAAGCCTCTTCAAAGTCCCTTGAAAAAAAGTCTGTTATATTTACTCTACTGGGATAAACAGGTACTACAAGATGACTAAATGAAAAGACAGACCTTACATGCAGAGAAAAAATCCTCAGAAGAGGTTGATAGTTGCGACAATGGAAGAGTAGCATTTACGCAGGACACCCTCGTAAAACCTTCTCTTTTTCCAGAAACTCTCTCCTTAAGCGCCTCGAACTCACGCTCCGCCAAGTATCTTCTGTGATCCTAAAAGAAACTTGAACAGCAAAACGTAACATCAGCACAAGAACATAAGGAGAAAACCCATCGAAGAGAAACACTTTCAAACCAAATCACTCAATAACATGATATCTACCACATTCAAGATCTTCTTGAATATGTATAGGATGCACACTCCCAAAGTCCAAAACCAAAGATACCAAACAGATGTAATAGGGAGAAGAACTGACTTGGATATTGTAAGAAGAAGGGTTGAGTTCGTTGAAGGTCCGCACGCGGAGGCAAGCTGCAGCCCAAAGCTCGTCCTCAGACACTGTTTCGGATATGACCATCGCTGACCTGTCGATCGCTGGAGCAAGAATGTGTGAGGCGGAGATAGGACGTAAACGGAGCCTACAGGAAGGAGAAGACCGGAATCCATCTGTGTTTGACTTGCTGAAAATGGCGACAGAGCATGAAGGAAGAGGTGAACAGAGAAACGCCATTTTCTGGTGGACTAACCATGTCCTCACCTTCTTGCTAAGCTTCAAGCTCCAATATCTAGGCCCACTGGGCCCACAATTTttttcg includes:
- the LOC106373216 gene encoding uncharacterized protein LOC106373216 translates to MEQKSVLFSALGVGVGLGLGLASGQGLGKWANGSVSAEDGLTGEKIEQELVRQIVDGRESGVTFDEFPYFLSEKTRLLLTNAAYVHLKQFDISKHTRNLAPASKAILLSGPAEFYQQMLAKALAHYFESKLLLLDVTDFSIKIQSKYGCVKKEPSHKRSISELTLDKMSNLVGSLSMLTQREQPRGTLRRLTSGNDLTSRGFEGSSHPPQLKRNASAASDISSISSRSGTSVSASSKRSTNLCFDERLFLQSLYKVLVSVSEASPIIIYLRDVEKLLQSERFYKLFQKLLSKLSGPVLLLGSRLLEPEDDCQQVGEGISALFPYNIEIRPPEDESQLMSWKTRFEDDMKLIQFQDNKNHIAEVLAANDLECDDLGSVCHADTMFLSSHIEEIVVTAISYHLMNNKEPEYKNGRLVISSNSLSHGLSIFQEGHRCHENSLKMDRNTDSKGEESEGIINSELKSESTPSAQNECPLPPKAPVNEVPPDNEFEKRIRPEVIPADEIGVTFADIGSLDETKESLQELVMLPLRRPDLFKGGLLKPCRGILLFGPPGTGKTMMAKAIANEAGASFINVSMSTITSKWFGEDEKNVRALFTLAAKVSPTIIFVDEVDSMLGQRTRAGEHEAMRKIKNEFMTHWDGLMSSSGDRILVLAATNRPFDLDEAIIRRFERRIMVGLPSVESREKILRTLLSKEKTENLDFHELAQMTDGYSGSDLKNFCTTAAYRPVRELIKHECLKDQERKKREEAEKSSSEEGTEAKEEEVSEERVITLRALSMEDMRVAKSQVAASFAAEGAGMNELKQWNELYGEGGSRKKEQLSYFL
- the BNAC07G41160D gene encoding uncharacterized protein BNAC07G41160D, producing the protein MKGLEMVVTSSFSQTPSIFFFSLGAADPQVSSSNLRGSFTIPLTPSSSSLLKGLRRHQDATRSRGGAVRVLANPNASPPPGKVKAKKEVIMVDPLEAKRLAAKQMEEIKGRERQQRRREIEAINGAWAIIGLTIGLIIEAQTGKGILAQLVGYWSSLLHLFTPST
- the BNAC06G05060D gene encoding uncharacterized protein BNAC06G05060D isoform X1; this translates as MAFLCSPLPSCSVAIFSKSNTDGFRSSPSCRLRLRPISASHILAPAIDRSAMVISETVSEDELWAAACLRVRTFNELNPSSYNIQDHRRYLAEREFEALKERVSGKREGFTRVSCVNATLPLSQLSTSSEDFFSACKFSDGIEDRVVVGSLDLNQCRWLPDEIAGTKPEGFSVDFARAYLSNVCVAKELHRNGVGYKLIEKSKVVAREWGITDMYVHVTVVNEAAKRLYMKCGFEQESAEPAWQARYLNRPQRLLLWLSLPTS
- the BNAC06G05060D gene encoding uncharacterized protein BNAC06G05060D isoform X2; the protein is MAFLCSPLPSCSVAIFSKSNTDGFRSSPSCRLRLRPISASHILAPAIDRSAMVISETVSEDELWAAACLRVRTFNELNPSSYNIQDHRRYLAEREFEALKERVSGKREGFTRVSCVNATLPLSQLSTSSEDFFSACKFSDGIEDRVVVGSLDLNQCRWLPDEIAGTKPEGFSVDFARAYLSNVCVAKELHRNGVGYKLIEKSKVVAREWEKELWYGSRNNGYVRACDGGQ
- the BNAC06G05060D gene encoding uncharacterized protein BNAC06G05060D isoform X3, with product MAFLCSPLPSCSVAIFSKSNTDGFRSSPSCRLRLRPISASHILAPAIDRSAMVISETVSEDELWAAACLRVRTFNELNPSSYNIQDHRRYLAEREFEALKERVSGKREGFTRVSCVNATLPLSQLSTSSEDFFSACKFSDGIEDRVVVGSLDLNQCRWLPDEIAGTKPEGFSVDFARAYLSNVCVAKELHRNGVGYKLIEKSKVVAREWGVVVWFQE